One genomic segment of Mesoterricola silvestris includes these proteins:
- the pap gene encoding polyphosphate:AMP phosphotransferase — protein MFESAELGHSIEKTVYDQEVPALREALLDAQYDLASARKVPVVILIAGVDGAGKSATVNTLNEWMDPRHILTHGLSDPSDEELERPHMWRFWRQLPPKGKLGIFDGSWYSWAILEAAHGRIKGARLDQSLEQIRRFEQMLIDEGALVLKFWMHLSKQAQKKRLKKLEGDPLTRWRVTDRDWKHFEMYDTFRDVAERALRNTSTAEAPWIVVEAADPRYQKLTVGRTLLERLRARIDEPAPRAPVVHAPAPAPSIDGVNILHSLDLTRKVEKAEYEKELEKWQGRLNLLTRHKAFKDHNVVLVFEGADAAGKGGSIRRITQAIDARLCEITPIAAPTEEERAQPYLWRFWRRLPRKGRFAIFDRSWYGRVLVERVEGFCTEADWMRAYGEICDFEDQMARSGTIVAKFWLAISKEEQLRRFNERQESKFKRFKITDEDWRNREKWDAYEAAICDMLDRTSTEIAPWTLVESEDKFYGRLKILRTLCARVEAAL, from the coding sequence ATGTTCGAATCCGCCGAACTGGGCCATTCCATAGAGAAGACCGTCTACGACCAGGAGGTGCCCGCCCTGCGGGAGGCGCTGCTGGACGCGCAGTACGACCTCGCCTCGGCCCGGAAGGTCCCGGTGGTCATCCTCATCGCCGGCGTGGACGGCGCGGGCAAGAGCGCCACCGTCAACACCCTCAACGAGTGGATGGACCCGCGCCACATCCTCACCCACGGACTTTCCGACCCTTCCGACGAGGAGCTGGAGCGCCCCCACATGTGGAGGTTCTGGCGCCAGCTCCCGCCCAAGGGCAAGCTGGGCATCTTCGACGGGTCCTGGTACTCGTGGGCCATCCTGGAGGCCGCCCACGGCCGCATCAAGGGCGCGCGCCTGGACCAGTCCCTGGAGCAGATCCGCCGATTCGAGCAGATGCTCATCGACGAGGGGGCCCTGGTGCTCAAGTTCTGGATGCACCTGTCAAAGCAGGCCCAGAAGAAGCGCCTGAAGAAGCTCGAGGGCGATCCCCTCACCCGCTGGCGGGTCACGGACCGCGATTGGAAGCACTTCGAGATGTACGACACCTTCCGGGACGTGGCCGAGCGCGCCCTGCGCAACACCAGCACGGCCGAAGCCCCCTGGATCGTCGTGGAGGCCGCCGATCCCCGCTACCAGAAGCTCACCGTCGGCAGGACCCTCCTGGAGCGGCTCCGGGCCAGGATCGACGAACCGGCGCCCAGGGCCCCGGTGGTCCATGCCCCGGCCCCGGCCCCCAGCATCGACGGCGTGAACATCCTCCATTCCCTGGACCTCACCCGCAAGGTGGAGAAGGCCGAGTACGAGAAGGAACTGGAGAAGTGGCAGGGCCGCCTGAACCTCCTCACCCGCCACAAGGCCTTCAAGGACCACAACGTGGTCCTGGTCTTCGAGGGGGCCGACGCGGCGGGGAAGGGCGGCAGCATCCGGCGCATCACCCAGGCCATCGACGCGCGCCTGTGCGAGATCACCCCCATCGCCGCCCCCACCGAGGAGGAGCGGGCCCAGCCCTACCTCTGGCGGTTCTGGCGCCGCCTGCCCCGCAAGGGGCGCTTCGCCATCTTCGACCGCAGCTGGTACGGGCGGGTGCTGGTGGAGCGCGTGGAGGGCTTCTGCACCGAGGCGGACTGGATGCGGGCCTACGGGGAGATCTGCGATTTCGAGGACCAGATGGCGCGCTCGGGCACCATCGTGGCCAAGTTCTGGCTCGCCATCAGCAAGGAGGAGCAGCTCCGGCGCTTCAACGAGCGCCAGGAGAGCAAGTTCAAGCGGTTCAAGATCACCGATGAGGACTGGCGGAACCGGGAGAAGTGGGACGCCTACGAGGCCGCCATCTGCGACATGCTGGACCGCACCAGCACCGAGATCGCCCCCTGGACCCTGGTGGAGAGCGAGGACAAGTTCTACGGCCGCCTGAAGATACTCAGGACCCTCTGCGCACGCGTCGAGGCCGCCCTTTGA
- a CDS encoding sensor histidine kinase, translated as MTRGNHLVLGMVLGPPAALLILGLCMAVWRWLKLRRRPVVDSEEVLLGAVSQSLQERGRLAASLGELRTVHERLLDALPFGILWVDQRQNLAAVNAAARDLLGVKAGVVGLEAAFVLEAFPWLLEGLERAPGPPYRCEGGGRRWQLRRIEAPHIVGALLQFEDITALEAEERRLQLRDRFAELGEMTAGVAHQLKNGLAVLKGHGQLLDRAGHRDAAQAVLGETDSLERLVQRFLQWAKPLEPQCVDLRLEEVASQAAQEVHRRPAFFDRILTVEGAGRALADPMLLHQALVNLLENACHATPPGKRVQVSVRDRLVEIQDDGPGLSPEALSRMLRPFESGRPDGTGLGLPLALKWLNAQGADLSFFPRPGGGTRVVVRL; from the coding sequence TTGACGCGCGGGAACCACCTCGTCCTGGGGATGGTCCTGGGACCTCCCGCGGCCCTCCTGATCCTGGGGCTGTGCATGGCGGTGTGGCGGTGGCTCAAGCTCCGGCGGCGCCCCGTGGTGGATTCCGAGGAGGTGCTGCTGGGCGCCGTGAGCCAGAGCCTCCAGGAGCGGGGCCGGCTCGCGGCGAGCCTGGGCGAACTGCGCACGGTCCACGAGCGGCTCCTGGACGCGCTGCCCTTCGGCATCCTGTGGGTGGACCAGCGCCAGAACCTCGCGGCCGTCAACGCCGCGGCCCGGGACCTGCTGGGCGTGAAGGCCGGCGTGGTGGGCCTGGAGGCGGCCTTCGTGCTGGAGGCCTTCCCGTGGCTACTTGAGGGGCTGGAGCGCGCCCCCGGGCCCCCCTACCGCTGCGAAGGCGGGGGCAGGCGCTGGCAGCTCCGGCGCATCGAGGCGCCGCACATCGTGGGCGCCCTCCTGCAGTTCGAGGACATCACGGCCCTGGAGGCCGAGGAGCGCCGCCTCCAACTGCGGGACCGCTTCGCGGAACTGGGGGAGATGACCGCGGGCGTGGCCCACCAGCTCAAGAACGGGCTGGCCGTCCTCAAGGGCCACGGCCAGCTCCTGGACCGGGCCGGGCACCGGGACGCGGCCCAGGCCGTCCTGGGCGAAACCGACAGCCTGGAGCGCCTGGTGCAGCGCTTCCTGCAGTGGGCCAAGCCGCTGGAGCCCCAGTGCGTGGACCTGCGCCTGGAGGAGGTGGCCTCCCAGGCCGCCCAGGAGGTGCACCGGCGCCCGGCCTTCTTCGACCGGATCCTGACCGTGGAGGGGGCCGGAAGGGCCCTGGCCGATCCCATGCTGCTCCACCAGGCCCTGGTGAACCTCCTGGAGAACGCCTGCCACGCCACGCCCCCCGGCAAGCGCGTGCAGGTGAGCGTGCGGGACCGCCTGGTGGAGATCCAGGACGACGGGCCGGGCCTGAGTCCCGAGGCCCTTTCCCGCATGCTCCGGCCCTTCGAGAGCGGGCGCCCCGACGGCACCGGCCTGGGCCTGCCCCTGGCGCTGAAGTGGCTCAACGCCCAGGGGGCGGATCTCTCCTTCTTCCCCCGGCCCGGCGGCGGGACGCGGGTGGTGGTGCGGCTTTGA
- a CDS encoding response regulator, whose translation MTTHDQGQGGERFLRDAATILAYLEDLARTGTEAELLAEGHGSVAVRVEEAREAPPGFRVRPLPAGLGPGAAASLLFTLDGVRLLAPVTLLEGGAGGGWFSLPEAVGFADRRTRMRVHFGPREKATVTALEGFLGARGVTGPLLNLSLEGIRMRVDRAITVRGKAPLALGAATFPPGSRFPILRIDQLPYSPVLVCSGVLAHVSHGADGIQMGIRFVDLGDMEAQAIRQVLGRRLHKFNAGFPARGRREAPEKALVDVQRGEAPEDPPRDSRKDGRRILVALTDDLDRTILASSLRADGYRKVHEARSAAEALDHLKVFPMDVVILGETVGTLPAADFLARIRRRGGDHTPALLLASQVDVRTLALARTAQIEHVLPLGGDYGDGFRDILAGLLDT comes from the coding sequence ATGACGACCCACGATCAGGGGCAGGGCGGTGAGCGGTTCCTCCGGGATGCCGCCACGATCCTCGCCTACCTGGAGGACCTGGCCCGCACGGGAACGGAAGCGGAACTGCTGGCCGAGGGCCACGGGAGCGTGGCGGTGCGGGTGGAGGAGGCCCGGGAGGCGCCCCCCGGCTTCCGGGTGCGGCCCCTGCCGGCCGGCTTGGGCCCCGGGGCCGCGGCCTCGCTCCTGTTCACCCTGGACGGCGTCCGCCTCCTGGCGCCCGTGACCCTGCTGGAGGGCGGCGCGGGAGGCGGGTGGTTCAGCCTTCCCGAAGCGGTGGGCTTCGCGGACCGGCGCACCCGCATGCGGGTCCACTTCGGCCCGCGGGAGAAGGCCACCGTCACGGCCCTGGAGGGCTTCCTGGGCGCCCGGGGCGTCACGGGGCCCCTGCTGAACCTCTCCCTGGAGGGCATCCGCATGCGCGTGGACCGGGCCATCACGGTGCGCGGCAAGGCCCCCCTGGCCCTGGGCGCCGCCACCTTCCCGCCCGGCTCCCGGTTTCCCATCCTGCGCATCGACCAGCTGCCCTATTCCCCCGTGCTGGTGTGCTCCGGCGTCCTGGCCCATGTGTCCCACGGCGCCGACGGCATCCAGATGGGCATCCGCTTCGTGGACCTGGGCGACATGGAGGCCCAGGCCATCCGCCAGGTCCTGGGCCGGAGGCTGCACAAATTCAACGCCGGATTCCCCGCCCGGGGGCGCCGGGAGGCGCCGGAAAAGGCCCTGGTGGACGTGCAGCGCGGCGAGGCCCCCGAGGACCCGCCCCGGGATTCCCGCAAGGACGGGCGCCGCATCCTCGTGGCCCTCACGGACGACCTGGACCGGACCATCCTGGCCTCCTCCCTGCGCGCCGACGGCTACCGGAAGGTCCACGAGGCCCGCAGCGCCGCCGAGGCCCTGGATCACCTGAAGGTCTTCCCCATGGACGTGGTGATCCTGGGGGAGACCGTCGGGACCCTCCCCGCCGCGGACTTCCTCGCCCGCATCCGCCGCAGGGGCGGCGACCACACACCGGCCCTCCTCCTGGCGTCCCAGGTGGACGTGCGCACCCTGGCCCTGGCCCGCACCGCCCAGATCGAGCACGTGCTGCCCCTGGGCGGCGACTACGGCGACGGCTTCCGGGACATCCTGGCGGGGCTCCTGGATACCTAG
- the recR gene encoding recombination mediator RecR produces the protein MKLPAPLEAVVEALQKLPGVGAKSAQRMALHLLKEGPGAMEHLGDLLRHAATSVGFCSTCGAFTDRPVCSICSDPERDSRTLVVVAEASNVLTFERSGHFHGRYHVLGGLISPLKGVGPDQLKVRELLRRLEDERIQEIVLATNPTLDGEATASWLARILEPLGLRTTRIGLGLPIGSDLEYADDLTLDRALEGRRLV, from the coding sequence ATGAAGCTCCCGGCCCCCCTGGAAGCCGTGGTGGAAGCGCTCCAGAAGCTTCCCGGCGTGGGCGCCAAGTCCGCCCAGCGCATGGCGCTCCACCTCCTGAAGGAGGGCCCCGGGGCCATGGAGCACCTGGGCGACCTCCTGCGCCACGCGGCGACCTCGGTGGGCTTCTGCTCCACCTGCGGGGCCTTCACGGACCGCCCCGTGTGCTCCATCTGCTCGGATCCCGAGCGCGACTCCCGCACCCTGGTGGTGGTGGCCGAGGCCAGCAACGTCCTCACCTTCGAGCGCAGCGGCCACTTCCACGGGCGCTACCACGTCCTGGGCGGCCTCATCTCGCCCCTGAAGGGCGTGGGCCCGGACCAGCTCAAGGTGCGCGAGCTCCTGCGCCGGCTGGAGGACGAACGCATCCAGGAGATCGTCCTGGCCACCAACCCCACCCTGGACGGGGAGGCCACGGCCTCGTGGCTGGCCCGGATCCTGGAGCCCCTGGGCCTGCGCACCACCCGCATCGGCCTGGGCCTGCCCATCGGCAGCGACCTGGAATACGCCGACGACCTGACCCTGGACCGGGCCCTGGAAGGCCGGAGACTCGTCTAG
- a CDS encoding YbaB/EbfC family nucleoid-associated protein: MDMRFLMKQAQAMQTKLQEAQKNLRAEGTAGGAMVKVTLNGSKELVGISVAKEAMDPEDPSMLEDLISAAFKDASAKVDESMGKVTGGLTGGLNIPGLGL; this comes from the coding sequence ATGGACATGCGTTTCCTCATGAAGCAGGCCCAGGCCATGCAGACCAAGCTCCAGGAGGCCCAGAAGAACCTCCGCGCCGAAGGCACCGCCGGCGGCGCCATGGTCAAGGTCACCCTCAACGGCTCCAAGGAGCTGGTGGGCATCTCCGTGGCCAAGGAGGCCATGGATCCCGAGGATCCCAGCATGCTGGAGGACCTCATCTCCGCCGCCTTCAAGGACGCCTCCGCCAAGGTGGACGAGTCCATGGGCAAGGTCACCGGCGGCCTCACCGGCGGGCTCAACATCCCCGGGCTCGGCCTGTAA
- a CDS encoding DUF2062 domain-containing protein, whose product MTDQPPQDAPKPGLLAALKSHILHPEMTSEQVALSFGVGFSLAWNPLLGLHTAIVLLACFLSRRLHRPIMFLACFINNPWTMVPMATASAYMGNLLLGRGLNLNLGGIRWHEITWRSFASREGLDCLFGMLKPILLPYLLGGFVLSALAMPLGYFAMLHVARRLRRVHLHLPHRHHPKP is encoded by the coding sequence ATGACCGATCAGCCCCCGCAGGACGCACCCAAGCCCGGGTTGCTGGCCGCCCTCAAGAGTCACATCCTGCATCCGGAAATGACCTCCGAGCAGGTCGCCCTCAGCTTCGGGGTGGGCTTCTCCCTGGCGTGGAACCCGCTCCTGGGGCTGCACACGGCCATCGTCCTCCTGGCGTGCTTCCTCTCCCGCCGCCTGCACCGGCCCATCATGTTCCTGGCGTGCTTCATCAACAACCCCTGGACCATGGTCCCCATGGCCACCGCCAGCGCCTACATGGGCAACCTCCTGCTCGGGCGGGGATTGAACCTCAATCTCGGGGGCATCCGCTGGCACGAGATCACCTGGCGCAGCTTCGCATCCCGGGAGGGCCTGGACTGCCTGTTCGGGATGCTCAAGCCCATCCTCCTGCCCTACCTGCTGGGCGGCTTCGTGCTCAGCGCCCTGGCCATGCCCCTGGGCTACTTCGCCATGCTCCACGTGGCCCGCCGCCTGCGCCGGGTCCACCTCCACCTGCCCCACCGCCACCACCCGAAACCCTAG
- a CDS encoding thiamine-phosphate kinase, whose product MRLSENAILARIRDLFPGGGDLTDDCGRIPPAPPGGTLLVTTDLMEDGQHFSRDWHPPALLGRKLLLVNLSDLDASGAVPTGFTLTLALGRDLEADWVDAFLRGLAQAARETGVPVLGGDTVGRDRGLGLGITAFGTARRWLRRDTLETGDGLYADQELGASLRGLRKLQAGQDPLLPDPDVSAHLDPRPRIGLGPRLAAIPEVHACMDISDGLSRDLRTLALASGRSIVLDPGLTREAIAGGEDYARCFSSSLPRPELERLLGIPLIPVGTAVDPGEGPLLHYDGDTLRPMPDLSFDHFAPTPRKR is encoded by the coding sequence GTGCGTCTATCGGAAAATGCCATCCTCGCCCGGATCCGGGATCTTTTTCCGGGCGGCGGGGACCTGACGGATGACTGCGGGAGGATCCCTCCGGCCCCTCCGGGCGGGACGCTCCTGGTCACCACGGACCTCATGGAGGATGGGCAGCACTTCAGCCGGGACTGGCATCCCCCCGCCCTCCTGGGCCGCAAGCTGCTTCTTGTGAACCTCTCGGACCTGGACGCCAGCGGGGCCGTCCCCACCGGGTTCACGCTCACCCTGGCCCTGGGCCGGGACCTGGAGGCGGACTGGGTGGACGCCTTCCTCCGGGGCCTCGCCCAGGCCGCGCGGGAGACGGGGGTGCCCGTCCTGGGCGGCGACACCGTGGGCCGGGACCGGGGGCTGGGGCTGGGCATCACGGCCTTCGGCACGGCGCGGCGGTGGCTGCGCCGGGACACCCTGGAGACCGGTGACGGCCTCTACGCGGACCAGGAACTGGGCGCGAGCCTCCGGGGGCTGCGCAAGCTCCAGGCCGGCCAGGACCCCCTGCTGCCGGACCCCGACGTCTCGGCCCACCTGGACCCCAGGCCCCGCATCGGCCTGGGCCCCCGCCTCGCGGCGATTCCGGAAGTGCATGCCTGCATGGACATCTCCGACGGCCTCAGCCGGGACCTGCGCACCCTGGCCCTGGCCTCGGGCAGATCCATCGTCCTGGACCCGGGCCTGACCCGGGAGGCCATCGCCGGCGGCGAGGACTACGCGCGGTGCTTCTCCAGCTCCCTGCCCCGCCCGGAACTGGAGCGGCTCCTGGGGATCCCCCTGATCCCGGTGGGCACCGCGGTGGATCCTGGCGAAGGGCCCCTTCTCCACTATGATGGAGATACGCTGCGGCCCATGCCGGACCTCAGCTTCGACCACTTCGCCCCGACCCCAAGGAAACGATGA